ACTGAGACGGCTATAGTGTTTCGTTTGCTAAAAGAATATATGGAAAAAAGGTATGGTCGAAAAGAAGCCGGGAAAAGGATATTTGTCACCACAAACAAGTGCAAAGGAGCATTAAAAACACTGGCAGGTAGACAAGGATATGAAACCTTTGGCATACCGGAGAATATCGGCGGGCGATACTCTGCCTTAACAGCTGTTGGGCTCTTACCTATGGCTGTAGCAGGTATCGACATTGAACAGGTCATGGCAGGCGGGCAGGCCGCTTGCAGGGACTTATCCGATGACTCGTTAGAGAGGAACCCTGCCTATCAATATGCCACGATTCGAAATCTATTATATGTGAAAGGAAAGACCATAGAGGTCTTGGCGTATTATGAGCCAAACTTGTTTTACTTTGGGGAATGGTACAAGCAGTTGTTTGGTGAAAGTGAAGGCAAGGATGGAAAGGGTATCTTTCCTGCTTCCTTGAACTTTACCACGGATTTACATGCCATGGGACAGTACATACAGGAGGGCAGAAAAGATATATTTGAAACAACACTGAATATCGAAGAATCGGAGGATAAAATCATCATTAAAAGAGCAGAAGATGATTCAGATGGATTAAACTATCTGCAAGGAAAGACTCTTGATTATATCAATAAGAAAGCGATGGAAGGGGTTATGAGGGCACATTGTGACGGCGGGGTACCGAATTTGATGCTCTGCATTCCACGCATTTCACCGTATTACGTTGGAAGCTTAATCTATTTCTTTGAGAAAGCTTGTGCTATGAGCGGGTATTTACTGGGGGTAAATCCGTTCAATCAGCCGGGAGTAGAAGCGTACAAAAGAAATATGTTTCATATATTAGGAAAACCGGGATATGAGTCGTTGTGATGATTGATGATTCAGCAAGGGAAAGAGTAAGGGATGAGGGGATTGTGTTAAATAAGTTTTTTAAGATTGTGATGCCAATGATTTGCATTGGGGTAATCTGCTTCATATTTTTTATGTCGTCGGATTCCTATTCTGATGTAAAAAGTTTAAAAATATCACAGGTGGCCTATGAGTTGATGCCTGTGCAAGTACAAGAAGCATTAGTGGATCGCAGCATAGATATAAAAAAAATAGACTTCATGATGAGAAAAAGCAGTCATTTTATAGAATATGTGGTATTGAGCATATTGTTATTAAATGCTGCAATCATTTATAAAATAAAAACAAAAGATGCGATTATATATGTTCTTTTTTTGTGCTTACTACTGGCCAATCTAGACGAATTTTATCAAGGCTTTATAAATGGTCGGAACTCATCGGTGAAGGATTGCTTGATTGACTTAGGGGGAAGTGTCAGTGGAGTCCTTCTATATTTATTTTGTCGGATGAGCCAGCTACAGACAAAAGCACGGAAAAGAAAAACCGGAAACCACTAGAATCAGAAGCTGTCAGCAAATATGAACAATATTTAAGATGAGATTTGGCATAAAATGTGGTAAAATGGAATTCATGGGTGGCAAGGACACCAAATACGAGACAAGGATGACGAGAGACAGATGAAAAAAAGGGGAAAAATACGGGATGAACATCTTTTGGTACGGCTGGTCAAGGGCTTTATTGTAGGGGCCTCCATGCTGATACCGGGAGTCAGTGGCGGAACCATGGCTATCATTTTAGGAATTTATGATGATTTGATTCATGCGGTCAACGCCTTAAAACGAGATTTAAGAAAATATGGACTTCTGCTGGTTCAATATGGAGGAGCTGGGGTGGCAGGTATTATCCTGCTGTCGGGGCCTATGCTGAAAGCGGTGACCCTGTGGGAAAAGCCAATGATGTTTCTTTTTCTGGGAGCGATTTTGGGAAGTTTCCCGCCGTTGTACCGCAAGGCTACAGCTAGCAAGGTAAAGAATATCAACAAGGTGGCAGTCGTGCTGGGGGCGGCTATTGCCTATCTGATTACTCTGTTCCCTAAGGGGTTGCTAGCGGTGGAGCCAGGCTTTCACCTATCCAGCTTTTTTATGCTGCTGGCGGCAGGGGTAGTCATCGCCGTGGCTTTAATCCTGCCGGGCATCAGCGCATCTTATGTGCTGTTAATGCTGGGGATGTATGACCTGACATTAATGGCCATCCGAGATGTAGATTTGGCTTATTTGACGCCGTTGGTGGTGGGCGTGCTAGGAGGAACCTTTCTCACCGCAGGTATTATTGAAATGGAGATGGACCGCCATCCCCAGTTTACGTATATGTTGATTATGGGCTTCATGGTGGGTTCCTTGATGGAGGTCTTTCCAGGGGTGCCCCAAGGAGCAGCACTGGTGCAGTCAACGGTTATGTTCCTAGTGGGGCTGGGCGTAATTCTTTGGATTGGTAAAGCTAGATAGCTTTTTTAAGCAAGCGTATAAAACCGGAAAAGGATGGACTTTCTATCTTCAAAAATAGTATAATAAAGGTAGAAGGATTATCGTACAGCCGAGAAAGAGGGATGAAGCAATGACCGATAATGGGCTGTTATTAGCTATATCTGGGATGTTGGATGTGAAGTTAAAGCCACTGGAAGGACAAATAACAAGAATTGAAGACAGGATGACGAACATCGAAGGCCGGGTGGCAAACATTGAAGGTCAGATGACAACTCTGAAAGAGCAGGTAGACGGAATAGAAAATAGGGTTCTAAATATTGAAGACCGAACGAAAAAAACGGAGATACTGTTGGAAAATGATGTAGTCCCGAGATTACAGAATATCGAGTCTTGCTATACTTCTACCTATGAAAGATATGTAAATGGGATTAGTCAGACAGAGGCGTTAAAAGAAGATATGGGTATAGTTAAACGTGTCGTTGCTGAACACAGCGAAAAATTACAGAAAATTTCATGAGCAGCAATATTACATAAAAAGTGTAAGGTTTAAGGACTTTACACTTTTTTGTTAAATGAATAAGTTTACCAAGGATAGAACATAATACCTTCTATATGAATAGGGGGATGGAAGGATTGAATAGCGAGGCGAATGGAAAAAAGCAACATTTTAAACGGATACCTCGGCACATCGGTGTTATACCAGATGGCAACCGACGTTGGGCAGTAAACTGCGGCCTGGAGAAAAAGGATGGCTATCAGCATGGCATTGGACCGGGCTTTCAACTGTACGACTTGTGCCGCAATCTGGGGGTAGAAGAACTAACGCTGTATGGCTTTACTTTAGACAACACCAAAAGGCCCGCAGAGCAGAAGTGGGCTTTTCAACAAGCTTGTGTGGATGCCGTTATGGAACTGGCGGAACGAGATGCAGAGCTACTGGTCATCGGCAATGATAAGTCTCCTTGTTTCCCGGAGGAATTAAAGCCACTGACCCGCCGTACCTGCTTTGGCAAGGGCGGTATCAAGGTGAACTTTTTAGTAAATTACGGCTGGGACTGGGACCTGACCTGTGAGGAGGGTCTGGCTTCTCAGGATATTTCCCGGATTGACTTGATTCTGCGTTGGGGCGGTATGCGGCGACTCAGTGGATTTCTGCCCATTCAGTCGGTGTATGCAGACATTTATGTGCTGGATGAACTGTGGCCGGAGTTCACGGAGGAACAGTTTTACCGTGGGTTGGCTTGGTATCAGCATCAAGACCAGACCTTGGGAGGCTGACCCCAGGCCGTACCTGGAAAAGTTTAGTTGATTTTTGGACTTATTAGTGATACCCTTAACCATAGAAGCGTAAGAGCGCGCGAAGCAGGTGTGGAAAAGGGGACACTTGCTTTTTTAACAGCCAGACAAGGAGGAATTATCAAATGAAATGTAAGAAGCTATTGGTGGGAGCCCTAGCCTTATCCATGGTGCTGTCCATGGCGGCCTGCGGCAGCAGTTCCGGCGAGAAAGATGCTAAAGACGGCGAAAAGACGAAGCTTTATGTTGTGAACTGGAAGGACTACGGTTCGGACGATGCAGACTTTATCGCTGCTTTTGAAGAGGAGTACAACTGTGAGATTGTCAACACCTATATGTCCAGCGAGGAAGAATTGTTGACCAAACTGAGGACTTCAAAAGAAGGCGACATTGACGTCTGCTTGCCAAACTGCACTATTCTCCCGGCAGCCATCAACGAGGGGCTGTTGGAGCAGGTGGATACGTCAAAACTAACCAATTTTGACAGTATGTTTGAGCGCTTCAAGACGCAGAAGGAATGCTTCAAGGACGATAAAATGTACGCAGTACCATTCGTATGGGGCTCTACGGCAATTGCTTACAACACAGAGGTGATTAAGGAAGCCCCTAAATCTATGTCTGCACTGTTTGACAAAGCCTATGCAGGAAAGATTGCGTTCCGGGATGATTACAACGATGCCGTTATGTCTGCTGCAATCGTATTAGGTCAGGACCCCAACAATCCATCTGATCTGGATGCAATCAAGGCAAAGCTGATTGAGCAGAAGGCGCTGAATAAAACTTACTGGAAGACGGGCGATGAATTTTCCAAGTTATTTGCCGGCAAGCAGATTGACCTTGGCCTGATGTGGTCTGGACAGGCTGCCGCCATGAAGAAGGACAATCAGCCAATTTCATTTGTGGTTCCTGAAGACGGAGCGATCGGTTGGGTAGATAACTGGGCTATTCCGTCAGGAAGTCAGAACAAAGACTTAGCTTACGCCTTCATCGACTGGATGATCAGCAAGGATTTCCAGTATAACTGGGCATCTAAGGGCGGTCCGGCTCCTGTAAATCAGGCTGCCGCAGAAGCCATCGATCCGGAATACGCCGCATCGGCAGGTATGGATGAGGCCTCTCTGAATCGTTTGTACTTCATGGAATACAGAACGGATGAGGTGAAGAATACCTGGAACGAGCTTTGGACGGAAGTCAAGGCAGAATAATTTGATACACGTAAGAGGCCTCATCAAAATTCCTTTGGTGGGGCCTCTTTTTCTATGGCCTATTACCGGTGATTTATGTTAAAATAAAAGATATGTAACTTATAAGCTTGGAGGAACTACATTGAAAAACAATAAACGTGTCATGACTTTGCCGGGCATGGCGGTACTTTTTTTCTGTGCCATCGTACCGCTTTTTATCATGCTGGCCTATAGTTTTCAAAGTGACAGCGGGACAGGCTTCACCTTGGAGAATTATTCCCGCTTTTTTACAAAGACCTTTTACTTAACGTTGACTTTGCGGACCATTGTCAACAGCCTGCTGGTGACGGTAATCAGTCTCCTTCTGTCTTATCCTTTGGCCTATATTATGGCGAAGCATTTGAAAGGACTGAAAAATATCGTCATGGTTCTACTGATTATTCCCTTTTTCACCAATCAGTTGGTGCGGGTCTACAGCTGGTTGATCTTCTTGCAGGACGGAGGCGTCTTTGAACGGCTGATGAACACCTTAGGGTTGGTAGACGGCACCATGGGATTGTTGTATACCAGGGCGGCGGTTATTATCGGCTTGATTCATGCCTTTTTTCCCTATATGGTCATCACAATTTACATGGCCTTAGAGCGGCTGGATAATTCTCTGCTGGAGGCTAGCAGCTGTCTAGGAGCCTCGAAGACGACTACCTTTTTTCGAGTGGTGTTGCCTATGTCCATGCCTGGAGTAATTACAGGCATTATGATTGTCTTCGTGCCATGCTTGGGCACTTTTGTAGAACCGAGAATTTTAGGCGGTGTCAATGGGACGGTTATCGGTACGGTTATCGAGGACCAGTTCTTTGAAATCTATGGCTGGAATTTCGGGGCGGCCATTGCCTTTATCTTGCTGGCTATGGTGCTGGTGAGCATGGCGGCCATCAATCGGTTGGGCAGGAGGTATGAGGGATGATAAAGAGCATATTCATGAAAATTTACGTATTGCTGACGATTCTCTTTTTATATACGCCTATCGTGGTACTCATGGTTATGGGCTTTAATGAATCCAGGTACAATTCGCTGCCTTTCCAGTTCAGCTTACAGTGGTATGAGGATTTGTCCCAAAATACCAGGCTGATTGAGGCGGCAGAACATTCTTTTTATCTGGCTTTGGTCACGGGAATCATTTGTGTGTTGCTGGCCACCTTATTTATTCTAGGGGTTCAGTCCCTGTCCAAAAGGACAGAGGGTCTCTGCCGAAGCGTCATGATGATGCCTATGAGTATTCCGTGGTTAATCATGGGTCTGTCCATGCTGCTGCTGATTCGCTTTATAGATATGGATAAAAATTTACTGTTTGTGGCGGCAGGTCATGTGGTTATTTCTCTGCCTTATGCCATGCTGGTGCTGCAAGCTCGGCTTCATTCCATTGATCCCGCGCTGGAAGAAATGAGTCTTTCTTTGGGAGCTCCGCCGCTGACCACATTTCGGCGCATCACACTGCCGGCCATAGCACCGGCTATGGTGGCGGGAGGCTTTTTATCCTTCATGATTAGCTTCGATAATTTTGCAATCAGCTATTTCCTCATGCCGGCAGGGATTTCTACGCTGCCTATTGAGATTCAGTCGTCTATCAAGTTCGGCTTTACACCAGAGATTAACGCAATCTCTACCATCATCATCGGTATTTCTCTGCTGTGTCTGGCTATAGTCGGCCTCATCATGGGAGGAAGCCTTAAAAACGTACTGGGGGGTAATAAATAATCATGGCAAAGGTGAGCATAAAGAATTTAACAAAAACCTACGGAGAAAATACAGTGGTAAATCACATTTCAGCAGAGATTCCTGACGGGACCTTGGTGTCCATTCTGGGTCCCTCCGGCTGTGGAAAAACTACAACCCTGAGAATGATTGCTGGTTTTGAAGAACCTCAGGCAGGGGAAATCTATTTTGATGATCAACCCATCACCAATATCAGCGTAAATCGGCGCAATATTGGCATGGTCTTTCAAAGCTACGCCTTATTTCCCCACATGACGGTATCTCAAAATATTGCTTATGGGCTGGAACAGCGGAAGCTGGGAAAAAAGGAGATTCAGCAGCAAGTGGAAGACGCCTTGAAAATGGTCCACATGGAGGAATTTGCTGATCGAAAGCCCAAGCAGCTTTCTGGCGGACAGCAGCAGCGGGTGGCTTTGGCTCGAGCCTTGGTTATTAAGCCCCGAGTTTTACTTCTGGACGAGTGTCTCAGTGCTTTAGACAAGAAGCTGCGAGTAGAGATGCAGCTGGAACTGAGGCGGATACTGGAAGCCACTGGCGTGACGACCTTTTTTGTCACTCACGATCAGGAAGAGGCCATGACCCTGTCCGATTACATCATCGTTATGAATAACGGCATCATCGAGCAGATGGGGACGCCTTTCCAGGTTTACGAACAGCCTCGAAATGCTTTTGTGGCCAGCTTTCTGGGAAAAGCCAATTTCTTTGAAAAAGGGGAACGCATTTATGCGGTACGGCCGGAAAAAATCAAGGTATCTAAGCAACACTTGGAGAACACCAAGAAAGAAGGCGTGGTGCAGTTTGTCACCTACTCTGGCAGCCTGACCAGCTATACCATAGAAGTCGAAGGGAAGCTGGTGGTAGCCCAGCAGCAGAACAGTTCTGCCAGGGGGGCTATTAGCAAGGGCGATCAGGTATACATTGGCTGGGAAGAAGCGGCAAAGATTCCGCTGGAGGCGTAAGATGACGGAATGTGTGATATTTGGGGGATTGCTTCTGGACAAGTACTTTGAGGTGGATGAACTGCCAGAAAGAGGTCAAGATGGCTTTATCAGCCGAGAATTTGAGTGCGTAGGCGGCTGTTCCGTCAACATGGCAGTAACGTTTAACAATTTAGGGGGCAACGCCCATGTGGTATCCTACATTGGAAAGGATTCTGTGGGCCAAGCCATCCTGACCTATATGAAAGAGCATGGTCTTTCCACTCGCTATGTGGGAGAAAAAGAAGGAACTACGGGATATTGC
The genomic region above belongs to Aminipila butyrica and contains:
- a CDS encoding glucose-6-phosphate isomerase, which gives rise to MKKITLDYSQSLHLIDQKELDFLQEKVSQCHELLHSKTGEGHQCLGWLDWPEQYDQEEFLKIQEAAEKIRKQSEVFIVVGIGGSYLGARAAIEMLNMLACTCKHEEQTGAPAIYFAGHNMSSIYLKNLYNNIEGKDVSINVISKSGTTTETAIVFRLLKEYMEKRYGRKEAGKRIFVTTNKCKGALKTLAGRQGYETFGIPENIGGRYSALTAVGLLPMAVAGIDIEQVMAGGQAACRDLSDDSLERNPAYQYATIRNLLYVKGKTIEVLAYYEPNLFYFGEWYKQLFGESEGKDGKGIFPASLNFTTDLHAMGQYIQEGRKDIFETTLNIEESEDKIIIKRAEDDSDGLNYLQGKTLDYINKKAMEGVMRAHCDGGVPNLMLCIPRISPYYVGSLIYFFEKACAMSGYLLGVNPFNQPGVEAYKRNMFHILGKPGYESL
- a CDS encoding VanZ family protein, which encodes MIDDSARERVRDEGIVLNKFFKIVMPMICIGVICFIFFMSSDSYSDVKSLKISQVAYELMPVQVQEALVDRSIDIKKIDFMMRKSSHFIEYVVLSILLLNAAIIYKIKTKDAIIYVLFLCLLLANLDEFYQGFINGRNSSVKDCLIDLGGSVSGVLLYLFCRMSQLQTKARKRKTGNH
- a CDS encoding DUF368 domain-containing protein, with product MKKRGKIRDEHLLVRLVKGFIVGASMLIPGVSGGTMAIILGIYDDLIHAVNALKRDLRKYGLLLVQYGGAGVAGIILLSGPMLKAVTLWEKPMMFLFLGAILGSFPPLYRKATASKVKNINKVAVVLGAAIAYLITLFPKGLLAVEPGFHLSSFFMLLAAGVVIAVALILPGISASYVLLMLGMYDLTLMAIRDVDLAYLTPLVVGVLGGTFLTAGIIEMEMDRHPQFTYMLIMGFMVGSLMEVFPGVPQGAALVQSTVMFLVGLGVILWIGKAR
- a CDS encoding undecaprenyl diphosphate synthase family protein: MNSEANGKKQHFKRIPRHIGVIPDGNRRWAVNCGLEKKDGYQHGIGPGFQLYDLCRNLGVEELTLYGFTLDNTKRPAEQKWAFQQACVDAVMELAERDAELLVIGNDKSPCFPEELKPLTRRTCFGKGGIKVNFLVNYGWDWDLTCEEGLASQDISRIDLILRWGGMRRLSGFLPIQSVYADIYVLDELWPEFTEEQFYRGLAWYQHQDQTLGG
- a CDS encoding ABC transporter substrate-binding protein, translated to MKCKKLLVGALALSMVLSMAACGSSSGEKDAKDGEKTKLYVVNWKDYGSDDADFIAAFEEEYNCEIVNTYMSSEEELLTKLRTSKEGDIDVCLPNCTILPAAINEGLLEQVDTSKLTNFDSMFERFKTQKECFKDDKMYAVPFVWGSTAIAYNTEVIKEAPKSMSALFDKAYAGKIAFRDDYNDAVMSAAIVLGQDPNNPSDLDAIKAKLIEQKALNKTYWKTGDEFSKLFAGKQIDLGLMWSGQAAAMKKDNQPISFVVPEDGAIGWVDNWAIPSGSQNKDLAYAFIDWMISKDFQYNWASKGGPAPVNQAAAEAIDPEYAASAGMDEASLNRLYFMEYRTDEVKNTWNELWTEVKAE
- a CDS encoding ABC transporter permease, producing MKNNKRVMTLPGMAVLFFCAIVPLFIMLAYSFQSDSGTGFTLENYSRFFTKTFYLTLTLRTIVNSLLVTVISLLLSYPLAYIMAKHLKGLKNIVMVLLIIPFFTNQLVRVYSWLIFLQDGGVFERLMNTLGLVDGTMGLLYTRAAVIIGLIHAFFPYMVITIYMALERLDNSLLEASSCLGASKTTTFFRVVLPMSMPGVITGIMIVFVPCLGTFVEPRILGGVNGTVIGTVIEDQFFEIYGWNFGAAIAFILLAMVLVSMAAINRLGRRYEG
- a CDS encoding ABC transporter permease, with the protein product MIKSIFMKIYVLLTILFLYTPIVVLMVMGFNESRYNSLPFQFSLQWYEDLSQNTRLIEAAEHSFYLALVTGIICVLLATLFILGVQSLSKRTEGLCRSVMMMPMSIPWLIMGLSMLLLIRFIDMDKNLLFVAAGHVVISLPYAMLVLQARLHSIDPALEEMSLSLGAPPLTTFRRITLPAIAPAMVAGGFLSFMISFDNFAISYFLMPAGISTLPIEIQSSIKFGFTPEINAISTIIIGISLLCLAIVGLIMGGSLKNVLGGNK
- a CDS encoding ABC transporter ATP-binding protein, producing the protein MAKVSIKNLTKTYGENTVVNHISAEIPDGTLVSILGPSGCGKTTTLRMIAGFEEPQAGEIYFDDQPITNISVNRRNIGMVFQSYALFPHMTVSQNIAYGLEQRKLGKKEIQQQVEDALKMVHMEEFADRKPKQLSGGQQQRVALARALVIKPRVLLLDECLSALDKKLRVEMQLELRRILEATGVTTFFVTHDQEEAMTLSDYIIVMNNGIIEQMGTPFQVYEQPRNAFVASFLGKANFFEKGERIYAVRPEKIKVSKQHLENTKKEGVVQFVTYSGSLTSYTIEVEGKLVVAQQQNSSARGAISKGDQVYIGWEEAAKIPLEA